CCATCATATTATTGACTTTTAGTCTATACAAAAGAACAATCCACTGAAAGCAAAAAAAAGGGCTGTAATATCGGAATCATGGTAAATATTATCCAATATACCGGGATTGGATATATAAGCCCCTTTTTGTTATTTTGCACGTTAATTGAATGATAAGTCGACATGAGTAGTTTAAAAAGCAAGATACTGGATGGCAGTTCCCGGGTCGTTTTCTACAGCCTGACGCCCCCTAAAGTCACCACACCGCACGAAAGGATGCTCACTATTGCCGCCAACCAGGCGGCACAGCTCAGGCACCTGGACATCGATGGGTTGATTTTGTACGACATACAGGATGAATCTTTGCGAACAGACGAAACAAGAACGTTTTCGTTTACTCCTACCATCGCTCCCGAAATATACAGCAGAGATTTTCTCCTTGATCTGCCGGTGCCCCGTATCATCTATAAAAGCATCGCTAATCAAACGAAAGACGACTTCCATCGCTGGCTGACGCAAAATAAGGAACAGGAATACATGGTGTTCGTAGGTGCCTCGTCGCACCAACAGGTGGAGGCCTCTAACTTTTCACTGGGCGACGCCTATGAGCTGAAACGGGATATAATGCCTGATCTCCTGCTGGGTGGCGTTACCATTCCGGAGCGGCATAGCAAAAAAGCAGATGAGCACCACCGGATTTTCAGGAAAATGGAGAGCGGCTGCAGCTTTTTTGTATCACAATGCGTGTATAACATCAACGATACCAAAAACCTGTTGTCTGATTATTACTACGGATCAAGGGAAAGAGCATGCGGCGTAGCTCCGATCATCTTTACACTGGCGCCCTGCGGTTCGCTGAAAACCCTGCAGTTCATGAAGTGGCTTGGGATTGAAGTACCCAACTGGCTGTACAACGATCTGAAACATGCGAAGGATATCCTGGCCTCATCTATTGATAACTGTATCAACATTGCGGGCGATATCCTGAATTATGCGGATCAGAAGAACATTCCTGTTGGCTTTAATATCGAAAGTATTTCTATTAAGAAAGAAGAAATCGAGGCGGCCCAGGAGGTACTGAAACATGTGTTGCAGCTTGCGAAGCCGGTTAAACAGGTAGCGGAATTACTTCCGTGATGAATCCCGGACAATTAGCGTTGTTTCAAGCGATTTAAGTACCGGCGCGTAACCATCTCCCTTATTAATAGCCTCCAGTAGTATATGCATGGCCGAGCGGCCAATATCAGCCACCGGCTGCTGTACGGTTGTAAGTGCAGGTTCAATCACCTCCGCGATAGGGTCGTTGCTGAAACCAACAATCCCAAGGCCGGAAGGTATCTTTATCTTTCTTTTCTTAGCCACCAGCATCAATTGAATGGCTACAGGATCGTTCACGCAAAAAACAGCATCCGGCCTGTGTTTAAGGTCCAGCAGCTTTTCAGCACAGTGAATGGCGTCTTTTTTTGAAAGGTTGCAATACACTACCATTTCTTTTTTGAAAGGAAGACCATATTTCGCCAATGCATCCTGGTAGCCCTTCAGGCGGTTATGCGTTATCCGCAATGCCGGCGGACCGCCAATATGCGCGATATTACGATAACCGCTTTTGATAAGATGCTCTACTGCCTTAAGCGCTCCTTCATAATCATTTACCAGCACCTTTGATGTATCCATTTCATCACATACCCGGTTGAAGAAAACTACCGGAATACCATGTCTTTCAAATGCTTTAAAATGATCAAATTTTTTAGTTTCCCTTGTCATGGATATCAATACGCCATCAACGCGATTAGACAGCAATACATGGGCGTTGGCTACTTCTGTTTTATACGACTCCTGCGACTGGCAGATAACTACATTATAGCCCGCTTGCGCCGCCACCTGCTGTGCACCCATGATGATAGTCGGGAAAAAATAGGTCAGAAACTCCGGAACGATAATACCAATCGTATTGCTTTTACTTTTCACCAGGCTTTTAGCCAGCAGATTGGGCTGATAGTCGAGCTGCCTGGCCATTTTCAAAACAGCCGCTCTCGTTTGCGGGTTGATATCCCCGTGTTCATGCAGTGCTCTTGATACCGTGGACTTAGATATATTCAGTGCGTTTGCGATGTCTACAATAGTGGTCATATGCTTTTTGTTCTTCGGCATATCCACGGCAGCTTCCTCCGGAAGCGTAAAATGAAAATTACAATCCTTGCAATAATAACGCTGTTTGCCCCTTACAATGCCAGATTTTGCAATCGCGTGCACCTGGTTACACCGGATACATTTTATCATTAAAACAAAACAATTTAGATCAGTAACACTAAAATAAAACGCATTTTCTTAACGCACTTTCATCAGATTCTTTCTCCCTGCTCCTACCGGTATCGTTTGCGGTATCGTTCCCGATAGATCCTGTTCTGCAAAAGCCCGTGAATGCTTTCATTGTTTGACATTCTTCTATAACATTGCGTACCACTTTATGACAAACTGTTTTCCTAAAAGCTAAAGATGCTTACGTTATGAAAAAATCAAGTTCCCTGCTTGACTTAATGGGTCATTTAATGATCCTGTTTGTCCTTATTCCATTCTTCCCGCAGCCGGCAGCTGCGCAAAGCGTTTTGCCAACGGTTACAGGGAAAGTAGTGGATGAAAAAGGACAGCCCTTGCCAGGCGCCACTGTTGCAGTGAAAGGTACTTCAAAAGGCACTGTTACCAGCACCACCGGCGTGTTTACATTAAAAGATGTACCGTCCGGTTCACCGCTCTTTATCTCGTTCCAGGGGTATGAAAATACCACTGTTGCCGTTCACAGTCAATCGTACCTGACAGTAACCCTGAAGACTGACATCAGTAAACTGAACGATGTGGTAGTGGTTGGCTACGGCACCCAACGAAAGGTGGCATCTACCGGTTCTATTGCGTCTGTTAAATCGGCCGACATTACACAAACACCGGTTACCAATGTGGCGCAGGGCCTTGCGGCACGGGTACCGGGTGTGCAGATCACGCAAAACAACGCTGCCCCGGGAGGCAATATCAGTGTACGTATACGAGGTACCAATTCCATTAATGGTTCCTCTGAGCCGCTTTACATTGTCGACGGCATCCAGATATCCAACAGCGGCGGTGTAAGTGATGTAAGCCCTTTATCTACCATCAATCCAAACGATATTGAATCAGTGGAAATTTTAAAAGATGCCTCATCTACCGCCATTTACGGCGCAAGAGGCGCCAATGGTGTTGTACTGATCACCACCAAGCGAGGGAAAAGCGGCGCTACACGTGTACAGCTGGATGTTTACCGCGGCATACAAAATATAACCAAAGAACTTTCAATGCTTAATGCCTCACAGTTTGCACAGCTGGAAAATGATATCTATAATTCGCAGATATACCCGAACCCGTCATCACTGGGCAAGGGCACCAACTGGCAGGATATTATTTACCGGCAGGCCGGGATACAAAACTACCAGGCAGCTGTAAGCGGCGGCTCGGAAAAAACCCAGTTCTCGTTATCCGGCAACTTCTTCAATCAGGAAGGTATTATTATTTCTTCGGATTTCAAGCGCTATTCTCTGCGGGCCACGCTCGATCATAATATCAGCAGCCGCTTTAAAGTGGGTACCAGCCTGCTCAGCAGCTATACGATCAACAACAATATCCCTACAGGCATCAATTCCATCGACGGACCGCTGGTAACCCAAAGCATTGTGGGCGCTACATTAGGGGCGCCACCTACGCTCGTGCCTTACCGGGAAGACGGATCTGTTTATCCTTTGGCTGACCAGTTTAATGGCCGGTACCGCGAAATTTCCAACCCGGTTGGGCTGACCAATATTCTGAACCGTAATACTATCAAGCGTACACTTGCCAACGTATATGCCGAAGCAAAGATCATTAAAGGACTGAGCTACCGCGCCTCTTTCAATGCGGATGTCAGCAATACCCTGAATGATTATTACGCGCCCATTTATATTCTTGGCAAGGCCGAGGTGAACGCCAATTCCGGCACCGCATCCAAAGGGAATGTGAACACCACTTCATGGCTGCATGAAAGCATACTTACCTATAATCATGACTTCGGCAACCATTCGCTCAAGTTCACCGGGGTTTATGCTATTCAAAGCAATTTGTACAACGACAACTACATTTACGCCAACGGCTTTCCGAATGATGCAACTGCCAATGAAGCCGTTCAGCTGGCGGTAAACAGAACCGTCAGCAGCAACCGTACAAAAGAAGCGCTGAGTTCCTACATGGGCCGTATCAACTATGGCTACGCCAATAAATACTTCTTTGATATTACTGCCCGTTACGATGGCGCCTCTAAATTCGGCGAAAACCACAAATGGGGCTTCTTCCCGGCTGTAGGCGGCGCCTGGCGGATCATTGAAGAACCATTCCTGAAAAACAGCGGGGTATTCAGCGATCTGAAATTAAGAGCCAGCTATGGGCAGACGGGCAACGCAGGCGCCATCGCGCCGTATCAGTCGCTCGCACTGGAAAGCTCCGGCAGCAATTACCAGTTTAACCACATCTATACAACAGGTATCAGCCCTACCGGCATTCCCAATGCAGACCTACGCTGGGAAAAATCGACACAGGCCAATATCGGCCTTGATATCGGCCTGTTACACGACCGGTTAAATATTACAATGGATTTTTACAACAAGAAAACTAAAGACCTGTTATTTGTAAAGAACCTCCCACTTTCATCTGGTTACACTTCCATAACAGGCAACTTTGCCAGTATCCGGAACAAAGGCCTGGAAATCGCCGCTGACGCCAGAATACTGACAGGGAAATTCAAATGGAATCTCAACGCCAATGTATCTCTGAACCGCAACGAGCTGTTAAGTCTGGAGGGTGGTACCAACGAATACGTACTGAATCCCTACAGTGTGCTCAGAGTCGGGCAGCCACTCGGCATCTTTAAAACCTATGTATTCGATGGCATCTACCAGACCGGCGAAACCGTACTGCCCGGCAGTGGCAGCAGAACCGGTGGTGTAAAGGTGGCCGACCTGGATAACGATAAACAGATCACGGGAGCGGACCAAACGATCACCGGCAATGCCAACCCCTCCTATATCTTTGGGCTATCGTCTAACTTCAGCTATGGCCATTTCGACCTTTCTTTCTTTATCTCCGGCGTGCAGGGTAATAAGATATTTAACCTGAGCCGCTACACTTTTGAAAATGGTTTAGGAGGAAGAAATGTACTGGAAGGCATGGTCAACCGGTGGTCGCCCACCAACCCGAACAACGAGTATGCCAGCGGCTTCCAGGGCGGAAGGATTCCGGTAACAAACCGCTTTGTGGAAGATGGTTCCTTTATCCGGATGAAGAATATCACACTCGGCTACAGGCTTCCTGCCATAAAATATGTTACCAACGCAAGGCTTTACGTCAGCAGCAACAATCTTTTTACCATCACTAAGTACAGCGGCTATGATCCGGAAGTAAATTCCTTCGGCGGTTCAAATACACTCATTGGAATTGATAACCTGGTATATCCCATGGCAAGATCTTTTGTCGTTGGCTTACAGGTTGGACTCTAAAACAAGATCCATATGCAAACAAGGAAAAACATACAATATCTGCTGGGCGGTTTATGCCTGCTGCTGGTTTATTCATCCTGCAACAAGCTAACAGAAACCCCTTATTCTTCTATCTTTACCAACAACTTTTATAAAACTGCCTCTGATGCAGAAGCAGCATTAACAGCCGTTTACGGGCCTATGGTGGCGCTATATAATACTGCCGGCACCGGGGCATCTGACTTCAGTGCCGACCAGATCTATCCACGGCCGGTAGTAGGCAGAGACACCTACACCTTATTCAGCTATGATGCGAATTACACCACGCAGAAGAGCTTCAGCAGGCAAATGGAATCGCCTCAGCAGATCTGGCAATCGTGCTACTCGGGCATTGAAAAAGCCAACTGGGTGATATTACGCGTGCCGGAAACCAATATGGACACCGCCAGAAGAACCGTTATTCTCGGAGAAGCCTATTATCTGCGCGCCTTTTATCTGTGGATGCTCACCAAAAACTTCCGGGACATCGTAGTTAAAACAACACCCAGCACCAGCATTGATACTGCCATCATGGGTAAAACAATGCAGCCGGATGTCTTTAAACAGATATATCAGGACCTGGATCTTGCTATTGCCAAATTGCCCTCCTACTCCGCTAATATCCAGAAAGGCAGGCCCTCAAAAGAAGTGGCCATGGCGTTATATGCAAAAACAGCCCTTTACGCACAGAACTGGGCTACCGCACTGGACAAGGCAAAGCAGGTGCTGAGCTCCGGCAGGTACAGCCTGATGCCGGATGTGCTGGACGTATATAACGTGGCCAAAGAAGACGCAGCCAGGCAGGAAAACATGTGGGCCTTCGAATGTGAAAGCGCGTCGCCAGGCTTTTCTACACAGATCATCGGGTTATACGGTCCTAAAAACAGCGATGGCCCGCAGTATGCAGCCTCCTCTTATGGATCTGCATTTGCCTACCAGTCATTCTTTGATTCGTTCAATGCTGCAGACCGCAGAAGGCTGTTGCTCGACACCATCTATATCAACAAACTCGGGCAGGTAGTACATCAGAAAGATATTACTCCCATTACCCCCCAGGGCGTGCTCGTAAAAAAGTATATGGACCCGAATTCCGTTGGTGGAAGCGGAGCTATCAATATTCCTATCCTGCGGCTGGCAGATGTTTACCTGATAGCTGCAGAAGCCGCTGCACGCCAGAATGGCCCGTCGGGCGAAGCGTATGGTTACATCAATGCCGTAAGGAACAGGGCCGGCCTTCCTGGTTTAACCACCGGGCTCGACAAGGAACATTTTGTTGACTCGGTATTACAGGAACGCAGCTGGGAGCTCTTTGGAGAAGGCGACCGCTGGTATGACCTGACCAGAACGAATACCTTTCTGCAGGTCATTCCCAAAGCGGTCAACAACGTATATCCCGGCAGGGCTCCACAGCCGCGGAACCGGTACTTCCCTATTCCGCTCGATGAGATCAATGCGAACCCGAAACTGGAACAAAATCCTGATTGGAAATGAAATGGCTGATAACTGCTAACTTGTTGCTAAACAGGTTGCTCTTAAAGCAAAAAATGTAAACATGAAAGGAAAATTAATTTGCCTGTTACTTGGTATTCCGTGCTTACTCTTCGGACAACGCCGCACTGACAACAGTTTAAACAGTGAATGGATGTTTACCGCAGACCCGGTGAAGGTGGGAGAAAAAGAGCGGTGGCACGACACTTCGTTCCAGGTAAACAACTTTGATAAAGTGAAAGTACCGCATTGTTTTTCTACAGATCCCCGGTATTTTTTTTACACAGGCACCGCATGGTACTTCAGGCAATTTGAGGCGGCGGTATCCGGCGACAATCATGTATTCCTGAAATTTGACGCTGTCTTTTACAAATCTAAAATATGGCTGAACGGCATATTGATAGGTACTCACGAAGGCGGCTATACGCCGTTTGAGTTCGACATCACCCATGTGCTCAAAAGCAGGAATACACTGGCTGTGCAGGTCGATAACTCCTGGGACACCACCACCATACCCGGAGCTAAAACCGAGGTGCCTTATTCAAATGCCAGTCAGCGCCAGGTATATCCCTGGATCAATTACGGCGGCATTACCCGGCCGGTGCATATTATTACCCGTCCACCGGTATATATCAGCAAT
The genomic region above belongs to Chitinophaga sp. 180180018-3 and contains:
- a CDS encoding methylenetetrahydrofolate reductase; amino-acid sequence: MSSLKSKILDGSSRVVFYSLTPPKVTTPHERMLTIAANQAAQLRHLDIDGLILYDIQDESLRTDETRTFSFTPTIAPEIYSRDFLLDLPVPRIIYKSIANQTKDDFHRWLTQNKEQEYMVFVGASSHQQVEASNFSLGDAYELKRDIMPDLLLGGVTIPERHSKKADEHHRIFRKMESGCSFFVSQCVYNINDTKNLLSDYYYGSRERACGVAPIIFTLAPCGSLKTLQFMKWLGIEVPNWLYNDLKHAKDILASSIDNCINIAGDILNYADQKNIPVGFNIESISIKKEEIEAAQEVLKHVLQLAKPVKQVAELLP
- a CDS encoding substrate-binding domain-containing protein: MIKCIRCNQVHAIAKSGIVRGKQRYYCKDCNFHFTLPEEAAVDMPKNKKHMTTIVDIANALNISKSTVSRALHEHGDINPQTRAAVLKMARQLDYQPNLLAKSLVKSKSNTIGIIVPEFLTYFFPTIIMGAQQVAAQAGYNVVICQSQESYKTEVANAHVLLSNRVDGVLISMTRETKKFDHFKAFERHGIPVVFFNRVCDEMDTSKVLVNDYEGALKAVEHLIKSGYRNIAHIGGPPALRITHNRLKGYQDALAKYGLPFKKEMVVYCNLSKKDAIHCAEKLLDLKHRPDAVFCVNDPVAIQLMLVAKKRKIKIPSGLGIVGFSNDPIAEVIEPALTTVQQPVADIGRSAMHILLEAINKGDGYAPVLKSLETTLIVRDSSRK
- a CDS encoding TonB-dependent receptor, whose protein sequence is MKKSSSLLDLMGHLMILFVLIPFFPQPAAAQSVLPTVTGKVVDEKGQPLPGATVAVKGTSKGTVTSTTGVFTLKDVPSGSPLFISFQGYENTTVAVHSQSYLTVTLKTDISKLNDVVVVGYGTQRKVASTGSIASVKSADITQTPVTNVAQGLAARVPGVQITQNNAAPGGNISVRIRGTNSINGSSEPLYIVDGIQISNSGGVSDVSPLSTINPNDIESVEILKDASSTAIYGARGANGVVLITTKRGKSGATRVQLDVYRGIQNITKELSMLNASQFAQLENDIYNSQIYPNPSSLGKGTNWQDIIYRQAGIQNYQAAVSGGSEKTQFSLSGNFFNQEGIIISSDFKRYSLRATLDHNISSRFKVGTSLLSSYTINNNIPTGINSIDGPLVTQSIVGATLGAPPTLVPYREDGSVYPLADQFNGRYREISNPVGLTNILNRNTIKRTLANVYAEAKIIKGLSYRASFNADVSNTLNDYYAPIYILGKAEVNANSGTASKGNVNTTSWLHESILTYNHDFGNHSLKFTGVYAIQSNLYNDNYIYANGFPNDATANEAVQLAVNRTVSSNRTKEALSSYMGRINYGYANKYFFDITARYDGASKFGENHKWGFFPAVGGAWRIIEEPFLKNSGVFSDLKLRASYGQTGNAGAIAPYQSLALESSGSNYQFNHIYTTGISPTGIPNADLRWEKSTQANIGLDIGLLHDRLNITMDFYNKKTKDLLFVKNLPLSSGYTSITGNFASIRNKGLEIAADARILTGKFKWNLNANVSLNRNELLSLEGGTNEYVLNPYSVLRVGQPLGIFKTYVFDGIYQTGETVLPGSGSRTGGVKVADLDNDKQITGADQTITGNANPSYIFGLSSNFSYGHFDLSFFISGVQGNKIFNLSRYTFENGLGGRNVLEGMVNRWSPTNPNNEYASGFQGGRIPVTNRFVEDGSFIRMKNITLGYRLPAIKYVTNARLYVSSNNLFTITKYSGYDPEVNSFGGSNTLIGIDNLVYPMARSFVVGLQVGL
- a CDS encoding RagB/SusD family nutrient uptake outer membrane protein — its product is MQTRKNIQYLLGGLCLLLVYSSCNKLTETPYSSIFTNNFYKTASDAEAALTAVYGPMVALYNTAGTGASDFSADQIYPRPVVGRDTYTLFSYDANYTTQKSFSRQMESPQQIWQSCYSGIEKANWVILRVPETNMDTARRTVILGEAYYLRAFYLWMLTKNFRDIVVKTTPSTSIDTAIMGKTMQPDVFKQIYQDLDLAIAKLPSYSANIQKGRPSKEVAMALYAKTALYAQNWATALDKAKQVLSSGRYSLMPDVLDVYNVAKEDAARQENMWAFECESASPGFSTQIIGLYGPKNSDGPQYAASSYGSAFAYQSFFDSFNAADRRRLLLDTIYINKLGQVVHQKDITPITPQGVLVKKYMDPNSVGGSGAINIPILRLADVYLIAAEAAARQNGPSGEAYGYINAVRNRAGLPGLTTGLDKEHFVDSVLQERSWELFGEGDRWYDLTRTNTFLQVIPKAVNNVYPGRAPQPRNRYFPIPLDEINANPKLEQNPDWK